In Flavobacteriaceae bacterium, the following proteins share a genomic window:
- a CDS encoding xanthine dehydrogenase family protein molybdopterin-binding subunit produces the protein MEPSKQMNFSRRSFLKTSALAGGGMLISFNLFNACASDVKAPVDISQLNFNDFNAFIKISDEGKVTIFSPNPEIGQGVKTSMPMIIAEELDVAWSDVYVAQGVLDTKNYTRQVAGGSQSLRQGWNALRQTGATSRQMLVNAAAAKWGVSPSECTTKEGVIMNANGDKLGYGEVVKEAALLEVPEDVTLKSPKDFTIIGQDISNVDIDKIITGKPLYGMDYKEEGMLYASVLRSPAFGQVLESFDDTETRAVNGVIDVLRFENKIAVLANNTWTAMKGKKALKANWSEGTKAEDTEFHDKTLLNLLNGNKFETLRKDGDVKKAFKEADQVIERTYEAPFLPHNCMEPMNFFADVTADKVRLVGPIQTPAGTARQVARMLDRDPSEISLEMTRMGGGFGRRLYGDFVLEAAAVSNLAKKPVKVVFSREDDMTSGIYRPASKYKIAASIKDGKVTGYHLKEACINGNMYGLIPNFFPAGAIENYQVDGANYRSNITTGAWRAPYTNFLAYAEQNFFDELADAMKIDRVQLRLDLLQNVKGTTDERIQYSPERLESVIKLAIEKSNWGNTGEGVYQGFSVYYCHNTHVAEVADVVMENGNPIVKRVTCAVDCGIVVNPLGAKNQIKGGVIDGIGHALYGDFAFNKGVPEYDNYDQYRLIRMQETPQVDVHFVKNEIAPTGLGEPTLPPAAAAVSNAIFQATGQRVAKFPLINNIASKKVLG, from the coding sequence ATGGAACCTTCAAAACAAATGAATTTTAGTAGAAGATCATTCTTAAAAACTTCAGCACTAGCGGGAGGCGGAATGCTTATTAGTTTTAACTTGTTTAATGCCTGTGCTTCAGATGTGAAAGCACCAGTAGATATCAGTCAACTAAATTTCAACGATTTTAATGCCTTTATCAAGATTTCTGATGAAGGAAAAGTAACGATTTTTTCACCTAACCCAGAAATTGGCCAAGGCGTAAAAACATCAATGCCAATGATTATTGCAGAAGAGTTAGATGTAGCTTGGAGTGATGTTTATGTAGCTCAAGGAGTATTAGATACTAAAAACTATACTAGGCAAGTGGCAGGAGGAAGTCAGTCGTTAAGACAAGGATGGAATGCATTGCGACAAACAGGAGCTACATCACGGCAAATGTTGGTAAATGCTGCTGCTGCAAAATGGGGAGTGTCTCCTTCAGAATGTACTACTAAAGAGGGTGTAATTATGAATGCCAATGGCGATAAGTTAGGTTATGGTGAGGTGGTTAAAGAAGCAGCTTTATTAGAAGTCCCTGAAGATGTAACATTAAAATCACCAAAAGACTTTACGATTATCGGTCAAGATATAAGTAACGTTGATATTGATAAAATCATCACAGGAAAACCATTATATGGAATGGATTATAAAGAAGAAGGAATGTTGTATGCTTCAGTATTACGATCACCAGCCTTTGGACAAGTTCTAGAATCGTTTGACGATACAGAAACTAGAGCTGTTAATGGTGTGATTGATGTTCTTCGATTTGAAAATAAAATAGCAGTTTTAGCGAATAATACCTGGACTGCAATGAAAGGTAAAAAAGCATTAAAAGCAAATTGGTCTGAAGGAACAAAAGCTGAAGATACTGAGTTTCATGATAAAACTTTATTGAACTTATTAAATGGAAATAAGTTTGAAACCTTAAGAAAAGATGGTGATGTAAAGAAAGCATTTAAAGAAGCAGATCAAGTGATTGAGCGTACATATGAAGCACCATTTTTACCGCATAATTGCATGGAGCCTATGAACTTTTTTGCAGATGTAACTGCAGATAAAGTAAGATTAGTAGGCCCTATACAAACTCCAGCAGGAACGGCACGTCAAGTAGCACGAATGTTAGATAGAGATCCAAGTGAAATCTCTTTAGAAATGACACGTATGGGAGGTGGCTTTGGACGCCGTTTATATGGTGATTTTGTGCTTGAAGCGGCTGCAGTATCTAATCTGGCAAAAAAACCAGTTAAAGTTGTGTTTTCTCGTGAAGATGATATGACATCTGGGATATATCGCCCTGCTTCTAAGTATAAGATTGCAGCATCAATCAAAGATGGAAAAGTTACAGGATACCATTTAAAAGAAGCATGTATAAATGGAAATATGTATGGATTAATACCAAATTTTTTCCCTGCAGGAGCCATTGAAAACTATCAAGTAGATGGTGCTAATTATAGAAGTAATATTACTACTGGAGCTTGGAGAGCACCATACACAAATTTTTTAGCTTATGCTGAACAAAATTTCTTTGACGAATTAGCAGATGCAATGAAAATAGATCGTGTACAGTTGCGATTAGATTTATTGCAGAATGTAAAAGGAACAACAGATGAACGTATACAGTATAGTCCAGAACGATTAGAAAGTGTTATAAAATTAGCAATTGAAAAATCGAATTGGGGTAATACTGGAGAAGGTGTTTATCAAGGATTCTCAGTATACTATTGTCATAACACACATGTTGCAGAAGTTGCTGATGTAGTTATGGAAAATGGAAACCCTATTGTTAAAAGAGTAACTTGTGCAGTAGATTGCGGGATCGTAGTGAATCCATTAGGTGCAAAAAACCAAATAAAAGGAGGAGTGATTGATGGTATTGGCCATGCCTTATATGGTGACTTTGCTTTTAATAAAGGAGTGCCAGAATATGATAATTACGATCAGTATCGTTTAATTCGTATGCAAGAAACACCTCAGGTAGATGTGCATTTTGTGAAAAATGAAATTGCACCAACAGGATTAGGAGAACCAACATTACCACCAGCTGCTGCTGCTGTATCTAATGCTATTTTTCAGGCTACTGGTCAACGTGTGGCAAAATTCCCACTGATTAATAATATAGCATCTAAGAAAGTTCTTGGATAA
- a CDS encoding peptide methionine sulfoxide reductase, which yields MLLKYIERIPIGYSEAIYKDAKYGVTNEIFNQGKSFKIYAKELKGNDFISLNYYMTTTKELLKPCEMPEEKVIDFLKNAKLL from the coding sequence ATGCTTTTAAAATATATAGAAAGAATTCCTATAGGTTATTCGGAAGCGATTTATAAAGATGCTAAGTATGGTGTTACCAACGAAATATTTAATCAGGGAAAGTCATTTAAAATATATGCAAAAGAACTAAAAGGCAATGATTTTATTAGCTTGAATTATTATATGACAACAACTAAAGAACTTCTAAAACCTTGTGAAATGCCAGAAGAAAAAGTGATTGATTTTTTGAAGAATGCAAAATTACTTTAA
- a CDS encoding (2Fe-2S)-binding protein has product MPTFQLNINGKSHTVDADADTPLLWVLRDHVGLVGTKFGCGIAQCGACTIHVDGTATRSCVLPVSAAEDLAITTIEGLSEDGSHPVQQAWKEIDVPQCGYCQAGQIMTASSFLNRNPNPTEEEIRSAMHGNICRCASYNSIQKAVKVAADKIN; this is encoded by the coding sequence ATGCCAACTTTTCAGTTAAACATTAATGGTAAATCCCATACTGTAGATGCCGATGCAGATACACCTTTACTATGGGTATTAAGAGATCATGTTGGTCTTGTAGGGACTAAATTTGGTTGTGGTATCGCTCAATGTGGAGCATGTACAATTCATGTAGATGGTACAGCAACACGTAGTTGTGTGCTTCCAGTTTCGGCAGCAGAAGATTTAGCAATTACGACTATAGAAGGACTTTCTGAAGATGGTTCCCATCCAGTACAACAAGCATGGAAGGAAATTGATGTGCCACAATGTGGTTACTGTCAAGCTGGACAGATTATGACGGCATCTTCATTTTTAAATAGAAATCCAAACCCAACGGAAGAGGAAATTAGGAGCGCCATGCACGGTAACATTTGCCGTTGTGCATCGTATAATAGTATTCAAAAAGCAGTAAAAGTTGCAGCAGATAAAATAAATTAA
- the fdhD gene encoding formate dehydrogenase accessory sulfurtransferase FdhD has translation MATRDYQGKKFDRDAVHNITDALTIEEALQININETPFTVSMRTPGEDASLVRGLLHSEDIIKDTNYHPDIVLKKENDDGIVTVINLTIPEIQLGEGYTNSRSLLSVSSCGICGKTELGDLSFMGVTIDDTQKIDISLIHGLFEKMNAFQFDFRQSGGTHAAAAFSIDGQLLCAMEDIGRHNAVDKVVGKLIMTEQLNKAKVITVSGRISYEIIIKCFKAKIPFLAAVSAPSSLAVDYAKELGITLFAFCRDKRATCYSNPQRTKINTKKNTKAS, from the coding sequence ATGGCAACACGTGATTACCAAGGCAAAAAATTTGATAGGGATGCTGTTCATAATATAACGGACGCACTCACTATTGAAGAAGCTTTGCAAATAAACATTAACGAAACACCGTTTACTGTATCTATGCGAACGCCTGGAGAAGATGCGAGTTTGGTGCGTGGCTTGTTGCATTCTGAAGATATTATAAAAGATACGAATTACCATCCGGATATCGTTTTAAAAAAAGAGAATGACGATGGGATTGTAACAGTAATAAACTTAACGATACCAGAAATACAATTAGGAGAAGGATATACCAATAGCAGAAGTTTGTTATCGGTATCGTCTTGTGGCATTTGCGGAAAAACAGAATTGGGTGATTTATCGTTTATGGGAGTGACCATTGATGATACTCAAAAAATAGATATTAGTTTAATACATGGTTTGTTTGAGAAAATGAATGCGTTTCAATTCGATTTCAGACAATCAGGTGGAACGCATGCAGCAGCAGCATTTTCTATTGATGGGCAATTGTTATGTGCAATGGAAGATATTGGTCGCCATAATGCGGTAGATAAAGTTGTCGGGAAACTCATTATGACCGAACAACTGAACAAAGCAAAAGTAATTACTGTAAGTGGCCGTATTTCGTACGAGATTATTATTAAATGTTTTAAGGCAAAAATTCCGTTTTTAGCAGCCGTATCGGCACCATCATCATTGGCAGTAGATTATGCAAAAGAACTCGGAATAACCCTATTTGCGTTTTGTAGAGACAAGAGAGCAACTTGTTATTCTAATCCGCAGCGCACCAAAATAAATACAAAGAAGAATACCAAAGCAAGTTAA
- a CDS encoding formate dehydrogenase, whose product MSDNLSELLGRKGINESLFDKMGKLAQPEGAPDNDELERLAKEFLVGNANAYGTASFYDFLKPENKGKKVYVCNGTACECAGTQEQLGATLQKHFNVDEIGHMTCLGRCHENSAFHYNGKNYSGDAVNQLETILNSDTELNQDKYSVKANGRAILTEAFTTITEYYAPFKAALKRDSAEVLEEIKTSNIRGRGGAGFPMGLKLEFCRNVKNDTKFIICNADEGDPGAYSDRYLLEERPHSVLFGMLISGYVTHANYGVVYIRAEYPEAATIVQNAIDELRKEGLIGDNIDGSGFNFDFKIIQAQGSYICGEETALINSIEGQRPEVRVRPPFPAQKGLFNKPTTVNNVETLAALHYIIEHGGDNWKHIGTDRSSGTKLVSLDSFFNTPGMYEVEMGTPLSEVINDLGGGFKSEVKALQIGGPLGGLVPVSKINDLTIDFESFSKEGFLLGHASIICVPKNYSILKFIEHLFDFASYESCGKCFPCRLGTKRGQELASKALASDYKIDRTLFNDLLTTLEQGSLCAHGGGIPLPVRNAMQYFEDELKQYFN is encoded by the coding sequence ATGTCAGATAATTTAAGCGAATTATTAGGTAGAAAAGGAATTAATGAAAGCCTGTTTGATAAGATGGGAAAGTTGGCGCAACCTGAAGGTGCTCCAGATAATGATGAATTAGAAAGATTGGCTAAAGAGTTCCTTGTCGGTAATGCAAATGCTTACGGAACAGCTTCGTTTTACGATTTTTTAAAACCTGAAAATAAAGGTAAAAAAGTATATGTCTGTAACGGAACCGCTTGCGAATGTGCAGGAACACAAGAACAATTAGGAGCTACACTCCAAAAACATTTTAATGTTGATGAAATCGGTCATATGACTTGCTTAGGACGTTGTCATGAAAATTCTGCATTTCATTATAACGGAAAGAACTATTCGGGAGATGCGGTGAATCAATTAGAAACAATACTTAATTCGGATACCGAATTAAATCAAGATAAGTATAGTGTAAAAGCAAACGGAAGAGCAATACTAACAGAAGCATTTACAACAATTACAGAATATTATGCGCCTTTTAAAGCAGCACTAAAAAGAGATTCTGCTGAGGTGTTGGAAGAGATTAAAACCTCTAATATCAGAGGGCGAGGAGGTGCAGGATTCCCTATGGGATTAAAATTAGAATTCTGTCGGAATGTAAAAAACGATACTAAATTTATTATTTGTAACGCCGATGAAGGTGACCCAGGAGCCTATTCCGATAGATATTTATTAGAAGAACGCCCACATTCGGTATTATTTGGAATGCTTATTTCTGGCTACGTAACCCATGCAAACTATGGTGTGGTATACATTAGAGCCGAATATCCGGAAGCAGCGACTATTGTACAGAATGCTATTGACGAACTACGTAAAGAAGGGTTAATAGGTGATAATATAGATGGCAGCGGATTTAACTTTGATTTTAAAATTATACAAGCACAAGGCTCATATATCTGTGGCGAAGAAACAGCTTTGATAAATTCTATTGAAGGTCAGCGACCAGAAGTACGTGTGCGTCCACCATTTCCTGCACAAAAAGGATTGTTTAATAAACCTACAACGGTAAATAATGTAGAGACCTTAGCGGCATTACACTATATTATTGAACATGGTGGCGATAATTGGAAACATATAGGGACAGATCGTTCTTCAGGAACAAAACTGGTGAGTTTGGATAGCTTTTTTAATACACCGGGAATGTACGAAGTAGAGATGGGAACCCCTTTATCTGAAGTGATTAACGATTTAGGAGGTGGATTTAAATCTGAAGTAAAAGCACTCCAAATAGGAGGACCATTAGGGGGCTTAGTACCTGTTTCAAAAATTAACGATTTAACCATCGATTTTGAATCGTTTTCGAAAGAAGGATTTTTATTAGGTCATGCATCAATCATATGTGTACCTAAAAACTATTCGATATTAAAGTTTATCGAGCATCTATTCGATTTTGCGTCCTATGAGAGCTGCGGAAAATGTTTCCCTTGCCGATTAGGAACCAAACGAGGGCAAGAACTAGCTTCAAAAGCATTAGCATCAGATTATAAAATAGATCGTACATTGTTTAACGATTTGCTCACTACTTTGGAACAAGGGTCACTATGTGCTCATGGTGGTGGAATTCCCTTACCAGTACGTAATGCAATGCAGTATTTTGAAGATGAATTAAAACAATACTTCAACTAA
- a CDS encoding formate dehydrogenase subunit alpha codes for MERLKVAYIDNQAFEIVEGETMLAFIKRYKEKNLVPTLCDAPNLDPFGSCRVCSVEVALEKNGPLKTMASCHSPVAEGQYIYTSSEAIKALRKNIIELVLTDHPLDCLTCEVNGNCELQTVAAQVGIREVRYPEGDNHLYRLKDLSHPYMTSDLSKCINCYRCVRACDEVQGEFVLSMSGRGFDSHIIKGFDESFMESDCVSCGACSQACPTSAISDVFQSKAIAATDTTRTICTYCGVGCNLEVSTTNGEILSIQAPYDAEVNQGHTCIKGRYAFKFYNHQDRLDSPMIKRNGEFEKVTWNEVYDYIATKLNGYKTEFGPDFIAGISSARCTNEENYLMQKFIRTVIGTNNIDGCARVCHSPTALGMQRAYGTGAATNSIDDLKDANCIMVIGANPTDAHPVTGAKLKQFAMKSDNISIVIDPRRTELAKYATHHIALRPGTNVAVLNMMMYYIISEGLADSKFIESRTEGFDAFKAEILNIDLDASEAIIGVDRNEIKAAAIAYATASNAMSFHGLGVTEHSQGTFTVIQIADLALLTGNIGRRGVGVNPLRGQNNVQGSADMGVQPHQGAGYLDVTNAAVNEKYNAFYGVDVPKHIGYKIPEMFDAALDGKLKAIWIIGEDIVQTDPNTQKVIKALESTDLVIVQELFMTETAKYADVILPGASFLEKSGTFTNGERRVQAVRQVVKPIEGSKPDGQIIVEIMNRMGYPQPDYTPDGMLEEISQIVPFFEGITWDRLGKNGLQWPVAKDGTDTQILHQTDFKRGKGYFEFNAWRETEEINEHGKTFPYILTTNRELEHYNCGAMTRRTANEEILQDDYLMVNPEDAAQNLINDGDYVCLESPRGKVDVKARITDEVKPGVLSTTFHFPEIMINNLTGDIHDSEAMCPEYKVVAVRIRKSKGKFKEVLS; via the coding sequence ATGGAACGTTTAAAAGTAGCCTATATAGACAACCAAGCCTTTGAAATTGTTGAAGGAGAAACCATGTTAGCGTTTATAAAGCGCTATAAAGAAAAAAACTTAGTGCCTACACTTTGTGATGCACCAAATTTAGATCCTTTTGGATCTTGTCGTGTATGTAGTGTTGAGGTGGCATTAGAAAAAAATGGACCCTTAAAAACTATGGCTTCATGCCATTCGCCAGTAGCCGAAGGACAATATATTTATACAAGTTCGGAAGCCATAAAAGCATTGCGTAAAAATATTATAGAACTCGTATTAACTGACCATCCTTTAGATTGCTTGACCTGCGAAGTTAATGGAAATTGCGAGTTGCAAACTGTAGCAGCACAAGTAGGAATTCGTGAAGTGCGATATCCTGAAGGCGATAATCACTTATACAGATTAAAGGATTTAAGTCACCCTTATATGACGTCCGACCTGTCTAAATGTATTAATTGCTATCGTTGTGTACGTGCCTGTGATGAAGTACAAGGTGAATTTGTATTAAGTATGTCTGGAAGAGGGTTTGATTCGCATATTATTAAAGGTTTTGACGAATCGTTTATGGAATCAGATTGTGTAAGTTGTGGTGCTTGTTCACAAGCGTGCCCGACCTCTGCGATCTCAGACGTATTCCAATCTAAAGCCATTGCAGCTACAGATACTACAAGAACTATTTGTACGTATTGTGGTGTGGGTTGTAATTTAGAAGTATCGACTACTAATGGCGAAATATTAAGTATTCAAGCACCTTACGATGCAGAAGTTAACCAAGGACACACTTGTATTAAAGGACGCTATGCCTTTAAATTTTATAACCATCAAGATCGTTTAGACTCACCGATGATTAAACGAAACGGAGAATTTGAAAAAGTAACTTGGAATGAAGTTTACGATTATATCGCCACTAAACTAAACGGATATAAAACTGAGTTTGGACCCGATTTTATTGCTGGGATTTCTTCTGCAAGATGTACCAATGAAGAAAACTATTTAATGCAAAAATTTATTAGAACCGTTATCGGAACTAATAATATTGATGGCTGTGCACGTGTTTGCCATTCTCCTACAGCATTAGGGATGCAACGTGCTTATGGTACTGGAGCAGCAACAAATTCGATTGATGATTTAAAAGATGCGAATTGTATTATGGTCATTGGTGCAAACCCTACCGATGCGCACCCAGTAACAGGAGCGAAATTGAAGCAATTTGCAATGAAATCTGATAACATATCTATTGTTATCGATCCACGTCGTACAGAATTGGCTAAATATGCTACACATCATATCGCATTACGACCAGGAACTAATGTTGCGGTATTGAATATGATGATGTATTACATCATTTCTGAAGGATTAGCAGATTCAAAATTTATAGAGAGTAGAACCGAAGGCTTTGATGCTTTTAAAGCTGAAATTTTAAATATCGATCTAGATGCGTCTGAAGCAATTATAGGTGTTGATCGTAATGAGATAAAAGCAGCAGCAATAGCCTATGCAACAGCATCGAATGCTATGTCGTTTCACGGTTTAGGAGTCACAGAACATTCACAAGGTACATTTACAGTTATCCAAATCGCAGACTTAGCATTGCTTACAGGAAATATAGGTAGACGAGGTGTTGGAGTAAATCCATTACGAGGACAAAACAATGTACAAGGAAGTGCAGATATGGGTGTGCAACCACATCAAGGTGCTGGTTATTTAGATGTTACTAATGCTGCTGTTAATGAAAAATATAATGCGTTTTATGGAGTTGATGTGCCAAAACATATTGGGTATAAAATTCCTGAAATGTTTGATGCCGCTTTAGACGGAAAGCTCAAGGCAATTTGGATTATTGGGGAAGACATTGTACAAACAGACCCTAATACTCAAAAGGTAATTAAGGCATTAGAATCTACTGATCTAGTAATTGTGCAAGAGCTCTTTATGACAGAAACCGCAAAATATGCAGATGTTATTTTACCAGGAGCCTCCTTTTTAGAAAAAAGTGGCACATTTACCAATGGTGAACGTCGTGTGCAAGCTGTACGTCAAGTAGTAAAACCTATTGAAGGGTCTAAACCAGATGGACAGATTATTGTAGAGATTATGAATAGAATGGGATATCCGCAGCCAGATTATACACCAGATGGAATGTTAGAAGAGATTTCGCAGATCGTACCGTTTTTTGAAGGTATTACATGGGATAGATTAGGAAAGAACGGGTTACAATGGCCAGTAGCTAAAGATGGAACAGATACACAGATTTTGCATCAAACTGATTTTAAACGCGGAAAGGGATATTTTGAATTTAATGCCTGGAGAGAAACCGAAGAAATAAACGAACATGGAAAGACTTTTCCTTATATTTTAACAACCAATAGAGAGTTAGAGCATTATAATTGTGGAGCTATGACACGTCGTACAGCAAATGAAGAGATTCTTCAAGATGATTATTTAATGGTCAATCCAGAAGATGCTGCTCAGAATTTAATTAATGATGGAGATTATGTGTGTTTAGAATCGCCTCGTGGGAAAGTAGATGTTAAAGCACGCATTACAGATGAGGTAAAACCAGGAGTATTAAGTACGACATTCCATTTTCCAGAAATTATGATTAATAATTTAACAGGAGACATTCACGACTCTGAAGCAATGTGCCCAGAATATAAGGTAGTAGCCGTACGAATCCGAAAAAGTAAAGGAAAATTTAAAGAAGTGTTGAGTTAA